From Desulfuromonadales bacterium, the proteins below share one genomic window:
- a CDS encoding DedA family protein, with protein MHDLIVWLVDFFETMGYPGIFLLMAMEGSIFPMPSELVIPRAGYLAQQGEMNLLAVIAAGTAGSLAGAYLNYFASRHLGRPLLLRYGRYFCISEKRFASAERFFLEHGEISTFIGRLLPVVRHLISVPAGLSGMNHWKFSLYTLLGSGLWVTILAGLGYWIGEEEELLARYSREALIVVAVFCALLTGLYVWRHRRRRSAGRQ; from the coding sequence ATGCATGACCTGATTGTCTGGCTTGTCGATTTCTTCGAAACTATGGGCTACCCCGGCATCTTTTTGCTGATGGCCATGGAGGGGTCGATCTTTCCCATGCCGAGCGAACTGGTGATTCCCCGCGCCGGCTACCTGGCGCAGCAGGGAGAGATGAACCTGCTTGCCGTCATCGCCGCCGGCACCGCCGGGAGCCTGGCCGGCGCCTACCTCAACTACTTTGCCTCCCGCCACCTCGGCCGGCCGCTGCTGCTGCGGTACGGCCGCTACTTCTGCATCAGCGAGAAGCGGTTCGCCAGCGCCGAGCGCTTCTTTCTGGAGCACGGCGAAATCTCCACCTTCATCGGCCGGCTGCTGCCGGTGGTGCGTCATCTCATCTCGGTGCCGGCCGGACTGTCGGGAATGAACCACTGGAAGTTCTCCCTCTACACCCTGCTCGGTTCCGGTCTCTGGGTGACGATCCTCGCCGGACTCGGCTACTGGATCGGCGAGGAAGAGGAGTTGCTCGCCCGCTACTCCCGCGAGGCGTTGATCGTCGTGGCCGTTTTCTGCGCCCTGCTCACGGGACTCTACGTCTGGCGCCACCGCCGTCGCCGTTCGGCCGGGCGGCAATGA